Proteins co-encoded in one Anaerolineae bacterium genomic window:
- a CDS encoding C25 family cysteine peptidase — protein MVAIGPPQIKASANDQGSSIVIEWTPPQVEIQLQPDGTVQLKAGNYPVIEQPGLPRLPYTSTLLAVPPGVTPSLRILSSEFITRTLPGSLPVAPKPDRVLLDQAGFPETFLFETTKPLPLPPAPIVLENLGIMRGVRLARLTFYPALPYDNHLQIYRFIRAEVIWEGKLLYPLKTPADDPILKAIPRAVLNPQDVVPAFPPARITGTEIQLRSRSPEAFLEISHPGLYRLKYEDLQPFGFAEVNPANLRLFQGNKEVAYEWEGDNDAIFEPGESILFYAEPRFSRWTSKDVYRLEAGETPGFTIASRPASPANMPMGTVWVEETFEKNQLYMPDRFTPGIPVARNGDRWTWDYLVGPGTNPVNYPFFLPAVNSNHPATLIIWAIGHTSGEHRWNISLNGTAIGQITWNGKTSITATLPISPSILRNRDNILSITPQSHSGAWLDAFAIHYARSLEPFGNTVIFGSPILSPGGTPPFMPHKIYIPLVLRNFTASGQAYSIALEAPGPYRAYDITDPFRPVRLTDFQVNGHRITLAGPPGGTPYRYLIASEGAIRTPDRIRLRESLWSFPTSGEITGADYLIITHPAFADALSPLIELRRTQGLTVAVVNVLGIYDAYGDGRPDPETIRRFIADAYRNWSPRPVYILLVGDGSYDPRQYRPESPPTFIPPYLADVDPWGGETAADNRYACVDGNDNLPDLLIGRLPVKSPGDARAVLQKIVDYETRPFPGGWNSNVLLVADDPDPAGDFHAFSDNAATWVKAPFTVTRRYCPRGTCSSEAPALRSAILNDWNRGTFLIQYFGHSSWHQWAIEQIFHLSDLSTLRNFRRYPILAEMTCFTSAFHRPEPTLDEELILRPDSGAVTSWGPTGLSLGAGHKLLSEGFFRAVFREMVSTIGEATLAGKLNLLPTRTYQDMLDTYTLLGDPALRWNRTIVPWKEANYLPLVMRNHTGTR, from the coding sequence ATGGTGGCCATCGGTCCACCGCAAATTAAAGCCAGTGCAAATGATCAGGGAAGCTCTATTGTCATAGAATGGACTCCTCCCCAGGTGGAAATCCAGCTCCAGCCTGATGGAACGGTGCAGCTCAAAGCAGGAAATTACCCGGTCATTGAACAACCGGGGCTGCCGCGCCTTCCTTACACCTCCACTCTGCTCGCTGTTCCTCCAGGTGTAACCCCTTCTCTGCGCATCCTCTCCTCTGAATTTATAACCAGAACACTACCTGGTTCTCTCCCCGTTGCCCCCAAGCCTGATAGAGTTCTGCTGGACCAGGCGGGCTTTCCCGAAACTTTTCTTTTTGAAACCACCAAACCACTTCCGCTCCCCCCTGCGCCTATTGTTCTGGAAAATCTCGGGATCATGCGGGGTGTTCGCCTTGCCCGCCTTACTTTTTACCCTGCCTTACCTTACGATAACCACCTTCAGATCTACCGCTTTATCCGGGCAGAAGTGATCTGGGAAGGAAAACTTCTCTATCCCCTGAAAACCCCAGCAGATGACCCCATCCTGAAAGCAATACCTCGTGCTGTTCTCAACCCACAGGACGTGGTTCCGGCCTTTCCCCCAGCCCGGATCACCGGAACAGAAATCCAGCTTCGGAGCCGCTCGCCTGAAGCCTTTCTGGAAATAAGCCACCCCGGCCTCTACCGGCTTAAATACGAGGACCTGCAACCCTTTGGGTTCGCCGAAGTCAACCCTGCAAACCTGCGCCTGTTCCAGGGCAATAAAGAGGTAGCCTATGAATGGGAAGGAGATAATGACGCAATCTTTGAACCCGGTGAATCCATCTTGTTCTACGCTGAGCCTCGCTTCAGCCGCTGGACTTCTAAGGATGTTTACCGACTGGAAGCTGGCGAAACCCCGGGCTTTACCATTGCCTCTCGCCCCGCCAGCCCGGCAAATATGCCCATGGGCACTGTCTGGGTAGAGGAAACCTTTGAAAAAAACCAGTTATATATGCCCGACCGCTTTACCCCCGGAATCCCTGTAGCCAGAAATGGCGACCGATGGACATGGGATTACCTGGTCGGACCTGGAACCAATCCAGTCAACTACCCCTTTTTCCTTCCAGCCGTAAATTCAAACCACCCGGCCACCCTGATCATCTGGGCGATCGGCCACACCAGTGGGGAACACCGTTGGAACATCAGCCTCAATGGCACAGCCATCGGCCAGATAACATGGAACGGCAAAACCAGCATCACTGCTACCTTACCAATATCTCCTTCCATACTCCGGAACAGAGATAACATCCTGTCCATAACCCCGCAATCCCATTCTGGCGCCTGGCTGGATGCCTTCGCTATCCACTACGCCCGTAGCCTGGAACCTTTCGGAAACACTGTAATCTTTGGCTCCCCCATCCTTTCCCCAGGCGGAACACCCCCTTTCATGCCCCATAAAATCTACATCCCCCTTGTCTTGCGGAACTTTACAGCCTCAGGTCAGGCCTACTCAATCGCCCTGGAAGCCCCAGGCCCATACCGGGCCTATGACATAACCGACCCGTTCCGCCCCGTCCGGCTCACCGATTTCCAGGTAAATGGGCACCGTATCACCCTGGCAGGCCCTCCAGGAGGCACCCCTTACCGCTACCTGATCGCCTCCGAGGGAGCCATCCGCACCCCCGACCGTATCCGCCTGCGGGAAAGCCTGTGGAGCTTCCCCACTTCAGGTGAAATTACCGGTGCAGACTACCTCATCATCACTCATCCTGCCTTCGCCGATGCCCTAAGTCCTCTGATAGAACTGCGTCGAACCCAGGGCCTCACAGTGGCCGTCGTCAACGTCCTGGGCATATATGACGCTTACGGCGATGGCCGACCAGATCCTGAAACCATTCGCCGCTTTATTGCCGATGCCTACCGCAACTGGTCCCCTCGCCCCGTTTACATCCTACTGGTAGGCGATGGTTCCTACGACCCTAGACAATACCGCCCCGAATCTCCTCCCACCTTTATTCCCCCGTATTTGGCGGATGTGGACCCCTGGGGAGGTGAGACCGCTGCCGATAACCGCTACGCATGCGTGGATGGCAACGATAACCTCCCGGATTTACTTATCGGACGACTGCCGGTAAAAAGCCCCGGTGATGCCCGTGCCGTCCTCCAGAAAATCGTAGATTACGAGACCCGACCCTTTCCCGGTGGATGGAACTCAAATGTGCTATTAGTCGCTGATGATCCAGACCCGGCAGGAGACTTTCATGCTTTCTCCGATAATGCCGCCACTTGGGTGAAAGCGCCTTTCACTGTGACCCGGCGTTACTGTCCCCGGGGCACATGTTCCTCCGAAGCCCCGGCCCTGCGCTCCGCCATCCTGAACGACTGGAACCGGGGAACTTTCCTCATCCAATACTTCGGCCACTCTTCCTGGCACCAGTGGGCCATAGAGCAAATTTTCCATCTAAGCGATCTTTCTACCCTCCGCAACTTCCGTCGTTACCCCATCCTGGCCGAAATGACCTGTTTCACCAGTGCATTCCATCGCCCGGAACCGACATTAGATGAAGAACTGATCTTGCGGCCCGATTCGGGAGCGGTGACCTCTTGGGGGCCGACGGGATTGAGCCTAGGGGCGGGCCATAAACTCCTTTCCGAAGGCTTCTTCCGCGCTGTCTTCAGGGAAATGGTCTCCACTATTGGGGAAGCTACGCTGGCAGGAAAATTGAACCTCCTTCCGACCAGAACCTACCAGGACATGCTGGATACCTATACCCTACTGGGTGACCCCGCCCTGCGCTGGAACAGAACCATCGTTCCATGGAAAGAGGCCAATTACCTGCCATTAGTAATGCGCAACCACACTGGAACAAGATAA